In Gemmata obscuriglobus, a single genomic region encodes these proteins:
- a CDS encoding DEAD/DEAH box helicase, with translation MPPGVDRSDLATKYLDQLPYPPYPVQEEALLAWFTSEQGVLVCAPTGTGKTLIAHAALYEALHTNTVAYYTTPLIALTEQKFTEMQAAAVRWGFKAEDVGLVTGNRRVNPNAKVLIVVAEILLNRLLHPEGFDFQNTSAVVMDEFHSFADPERGIVWELTLNMLPKHIRLLLLSATVGNAVEFVNWLDRSHSRQIELVEGKERKIPLTYRWVPDQFLNELLVDIAKGDDATRKTPALVFAFNRDECWNVAEQLKGLDLMSAAQKAALNKECDTLDWPNGVGPKLKQMLRRGVGVHHAGLLPKYRRVVEELFEKKLLSVALCTETLAAGINLPARSVVLTSLVKGPFGKEKVIDPSTAHQIFGRAGRPQFDTEGFVYAYPDEDDVRILRWKQQYDQIPETTKDPGLLKAKKALLKKKPTRNSQKKYWTESDFERLKTAPAGRLYSKGPLPWRLLAYLLKVSPDVEKIRSVIRKRLLDQPRIDAGMKQLTRMLTTLHANGFVVLDPPPPAGETAAPPSPQKGEGEKEAPARKPTLLEQALAVQLGSNSPLAPGKGAAGAFAESLYQPLTATPTPELDKLLVFRACHPLYGAFLIDLLGTANREERLQLLESVLELPRPLLKHVRVPWDLSPGPLQTEKIDPELIAKGLMVAKPPKPEGEEEQEDEWVPWDERPPVLADKARMLFDSKYPEVGDFTTTPVWAAAEVLNYGNFNTYVTTKDLTKQEGLIFRHLLRLILLTQEFEQLTPPGLTPEEWKKELAEIADKLTDICRVVDPTSTEEAIKRVHGADVVAGEEHAKTVTVTAPELVATAMTAEEEADFGAGLSE, from the coding sequence ATGCCCCCCGGCGTTGACCGCTCCGATCTGGCCACCAAGTACCTCGACCAGCTCCCGTACCCGCCGTACCCGGTGCAGGAAGAGGCGCTGCTCGCGTGGTTCACCTCCGAACAGGGGGTGCTGGTGTGCGCGCCCACGGGGACCGGCAAAACCCTCATCGCCCACGCCGCCCTGTACGAGGCGCTGCACACGAACACCGTCGCGTACTACACCACCCCGCTGATCGCGCTGACCGAGCAGAAGTTCACCGAGATGCAGGCCGCCGCGGTGCGGTGGGGGTTCAAGGCCGAGGACGTGGGTCTCGTCACCGGCAACCGGCGGGTGAACCCCAACGCCAAGGTGCTGATCGTCGTCGCCGAGATCCTGCTGAACCGGCTGCTCCACCCGGAAGGGTTCGACTTCCAGAACACCTCCGCGGTGGTGATGGACGAGTTCCACAGCTTCGCCGACCCCGAGCGCGGGATCGTGTGGGAGCTGACGCTCAACATGCTCCCGAAGCACATCCGGCTGCTGCTGCTCTCGGCGACGGTCGGGAACGCGGTGGAGTTCGTGAACTGGCTCGATCGCTCGCACTCGCGGCAGATCGAACTCGTTGAGGGGAAAGAGCGCAAGATCCCGCTCACGTACCGCTGGGTGCCGGACCAGTTCCTGAACGAGTTGCTGGTGGACATCGCCAAGGGCGACGACGCGACCCGCAAAACGCCCGCGCTGGTGTTCGCGTTCAACCGGGACGAGTGCTGGAACGTGGCGGAGCAGCTCAAGGGCCTGGACCTGATGAGCGCCGCCCAGAAGGCGGCGCTCAACAAGGAGTGCGACACGCTCGACTGGCCGAACGGGGTCGGGCCGAAGCTGAAACAGATGTTGCGGCGCGGGGTCGGCGTTCACCACGCGGGGCTGCTCCCGAAGTACCGCCGGGTGGTCGAAGAGCTGTTCGAGAAGAAGCTCCTGAGCGTGGCCCTGTGTACCGAAACGCTCGCCGCGGGGATCAACCTGCCGGCGCGCTCGGTGGTGCTCACGTCGCTGGTGAAAGGGCCGTTCGGGAAAGAAAAGGTGATCGACCCGAGCACCGCGCACCAGATCTTCGGCCGGGCCGGGCGCCCGCAGTTCGACACGGAAGGGTTCGTGTACGCGTACCCCGACGAGGACGACGTGCGCATCTTGCGGTGGAAACAGCAGTACGATCAGATCCCGGAGACCACCAAGGACCCGGGACTGTTGAAGGCGAAGAAGGCGCTGCTGAAGAAAAAGCCGACCCGCAACTCGCAGAAGAAGTACTGGACCGAGTCCGATTTCGAGCGCCTGAAGACCGCCCCCGCCGGCCGGCTCTACAGCAAGGGGCCGCTCCCGTGGCGGCTGCTCGCGTATTTGCTCAAGGTCTCGCCCGATGTGGAGAAGATCCGCAGTGTGATTCGTAAACGGCTGCTCGACCAGCCGCGTATTGACGCCGGGATGAAGCAGCTCACGCGGATGCTCACCACGCTCCACGCGAACGGGTTCGTAGTGCTCGATCCGCCGCCGCCCGCGGGCGAAACTGCCGCCCCCCCTTCGCCTCAGAAGGGAGAGGGGGAGAAGGAGGCGCCGGCCCGCAAGCCCACGCTGCTGGAGCAGGCGCTCGCGGTGCAACTCGGGAGCAACTCGCCGCTCGCGCCGGGTAAGGGCGCGGCCGGTGCGTTTGCCGAGTCGCTCTACCAGCCGCTCACCGCCACGCCGACGCCGGAACTCGACAAGTTGCTCGTGTTCCGGGCGTGTCACCCGCTGTACGGAGCGTTCCTCATCGACCTGCTCGGAACGGCGAACCGCGAGGAGCGGCTCCAACTGCTCGAAAGCGTGCTGGAACTCCCGCGGCCGTTGCTGAAGCACGTTCGCGTGCCGTGGGACCTGTCGCCCGGTCCGCTGCAAACCGAGAAGATCGACCCCGAACTGATCGCGAAGGGGCTGATGGTCGCCAAGCCGCCCAAACCGGAGGGCGAAGAAGAACAGGAAGACGAGTGGGTCCCGTGGGACGAGCGACCGCCGGTGCTGGCGGACAAGGCGCGGATGCTGTTCGATTCCAAGTATCCCGAGGTGGGCGATTTCACCACGACGCCGGTGTGGGCGGCCGCCGAGGTGTTGAATTACGGCAACTTCAACACCTACGTCACCACGAAAGATCTCACGAAGCAGGAGGGGCTCATTTTCCGCCACCTGCTGCGGCTCATCCTGCTGACGCAAGAGTTCGAGCAGCTCACACCACCGGGGCTAACGCCCGAGGAGTGGAAGAAGGAACTGGCCGAGATCGCCGACAAGCTCACTGACATCTGCCGAGTAGTCGATCCGACCTCGACCGAGGAGGCGATCAAGCGGGTTCACGGGGCGGACGTGGTCGCGGGCGAGGAGCACGCCAAGACGGTTACCGTGACGGCCCCCGAGCTGGTCGCGACCGCAATGACCGCCGAAGAAGAGGCCGATTTCGGCGCGGGGCTTTCGGAGTAG
- a CDS encoding purple acid phosphatase family protein yields MYVRCRVAALCFMVGVVAWCAPLAAQDETPKKAPLTPEEKARAEKDRKAAAAAAEAQKQTWLTVYKPTHVPDRVILTWNGDPATSQAVTWRTATTVTKAVGQIALSESGPGHDPLTAKMRPVAEKVTTVAAKTEFLRSDLFEANYHSVSFTQLKPKTRYVYRVGDGSSWSEWFEFQTASDRPEPLRFIYFGDAQNEVKSHWSRVVRGAYSDMPKANFILHAGDLINRANADGEWGEWHQAAGWINGMVPVVATPGNHEYGAPPGTPAKVDAKADAAEPKKEARKGRLSVNWRPQFTLPENGLPGLEESVYHFDIQGVRVISLNSNERQEDQVPWLEQVLANNPNKWTVVTFHHPIYSTAKGRDNKKLRELWRPLLDKYTPDLILQGHDHTYGRSGVMREDNLITGARLRDEKGSVYVVSVSGPKMYNLEKEDWMQSSAADTQLYQLITIDGDTLHYEARTANGTLYDTFDLTKAPPAPEAPAEAPSGFGIGAWVAVGVVAAVIGLLAIRRVIRRAAA; encoded by the coding sequence ATGTACGTTCGCTGCCGCGTCGCTGCTTTATGTTTCATGGTCGGAGTGGTCGCGTGGTGTGCGCCGCTCGCGGCGCAGGACGAGACGCCCAAGAAGGCGCCGCTCACGCCGGAAGAAAAGGCCCGGGCCGAGAAGGACCGGAAGGCCGCCGCGGCGGCTGCGGAGGCGCAGAAACAGACCTGGCTGACCGTCTACAAGCCGACCCACGTTCCCGACCGCGTCATTCTGACCTGGAACGGCGACCCGGCGACCTCCCAGGCGGTCACCTGGCGCACCGCCACTACCGTGACCAAGGCCGTCGGGCAGATCGCTCTCTCGGAGAGCGGTCCGGGGCACGACCCGCTCACCGCCAAAATGCGGCCGGTCGCCGAGAAGGTGACCACCGTTGCGGCGAAAACCGAGTTCCTCCGCTCGGACCTCTTCGAGGCCAACTACCACAGCGTCAGCTTCACGCAACTGAAACCGAAGACCCGGTACGTGTACCGCGTCGGTGACGGCAGCAGCTGGAGCGAGTGGTTCGAGTTCCAGACCGCCAGCGACCGGCCCGAGCCGCTCCGGTTCATCTACTTCGGCGACGCGCAGAACGAGGTCAAGTCGCACTGGTCGCGGGTGGTCCGCGGGGCCTACTCCGACATGCCCAAGGCGAACTTCATCCTGCACGCCGGCGACCTCATCAACCGGGCGAACGCCGACGGCGAGTGGGGCGAGTGGCACCAGGCCGCCGGGTGGATCAACGGGATGGTGCCGGTCGTCGCGACGCCGGGCAACCACGAGTACGGCGCGCCCCCCGGAACGCCCGCGAAGGTAGACGCCAAAGCGGATGCTGCCGAGCCGAAGAAGGAGGCCCGCAAGGGCCGGCTGAGCGTGAACTGGCGGCCGCAATTCACCCTGCCGGAGAACGGGCTTCCCGGACTGGAAGAGAGCGTCTACCACTTCGACATTCAGGGTGTACGGGTCATCAGCCTGAACTCGAACGAGCGGCAAGAGGACCAGGTGCCGTGGCTCGAACAGGTGCTGGCGAACAACCCGAACAAGTGGACCGTGGTCACCTTCCACCACCCGATCTACTCGACCGCGAAGGGGCGCGACAACAAGAAGCTGCGCGAGCTGTGGCGCCCGCTGCTCGACAAGTACACCCCCGACCTGATCCTCCAGGGGCACGACCACACCTACGGCCGCAGCGGGGTGATGCGCGAGGACAACCTGATCACCGGGGCGCGGCTGCGGGACGAGAAAGGGAGCGTGTACGTGGTGTCGGTGAGCGGGCCGAAGATGTACAACCTCGAAAAGGAAGACTGGATGCAGTCGAGCGCCGCGGACACGCAGCTCTACCAGCTCATCACGATCGACGGCGACACGCTCCACTACGAGGCCCGCACCGCCAACGGCACGCTGTACGACACGTTCGACCTGACCAAGGCGCCCCCGGCGCCCGAGGCGCCGGCAGAGGCGCCGAGCGGGTTCGGAATCGGGGCGTGGGTGGCGGTCGGTGTGGTCGCCGCGGTAATCGGGCTGCTTGCCATCCGCCGGGTGATCCGCCGCGCCGCGGCGTAG
- the polA gene encoding DNA polymerase I — translation MSDPVSAGSMYLLDAHGLIFQMFYGVGPMSAPDGRPTNAVFGVTRALMNLYDRGADYLIATLDHEKPTFRVEIDAAYKAHRDPPPPDLLLQEPMIQQVMEAMRVPFLIAPGYEADDVMATVSTQAAARGLDVFLCTSDKDCRQLITDKVKMLNLRKDYEALDAAGVLADWGVRPDQVVDFQALVGDSVDGVKGVAGVGPKTAAKWLQQFGTLDVLIANADQAAGGPKTRQALKDAVASGALAKSKRLVCLDRDVPVAFDWEGWRRRDWDGQRLLELFHEFGFRGFAERVRKTLTRSGAQKNADALATAGLNAPPPVADTVGRGVPGAKAVPAKKAKGKSQKPAGPGLFDLLMEEAPGAVPTETGASEPTAPAPISDGWSYSGYESITTPERFEQFVGELAQQPAFVFDLETAGLDPVHDPIVGYSFSWQKGTAYYLPVRAPAGEPVLNPDTVLAALKPVFENPAIEKRNHNIKFDLIVLAASGVELAGVAGDSMVAHYLLDPGARAHGLDDLTLDELRHTNISIKELIGTGKKQITMAEVPVARVRDYACEDADAALQLAAAFEPRLDAAGLRELYDTLEVPLIRVLAEMEHVGIRVDVPFLVQLGVQMGEELAGYEGDIHALAGRAFNIGSLKELQKILFDELKLPVQKRTGIKNEPSTDQESLERLAALGHELPKKLLAYRKVSKLKSTYVDVLPALADKNGRVHTSFNQASAETGRLSSSEPNLQNVPTRTEQGAQLRKAFIPRDGWVLVTADYSQIELRLLTHFCGDDTLRAAFAEDRDVHTAVAAQIFKVPEGEVTKAQRGVAKTVNFGVLYGMSATGLAVRLSIPRKEAEEFIEAYFTRYTKVLEYQQRLLAIGRERGRLQTILGRWRAFNLDGRDVNSTYQGRTMAAREAINYEIQGSAADLIKKAMLGAHARMAAQRLHARMLLTVHDELVFEAPPAEVEPLARLVREEMTSAIKLDVPLKVDVAAGPNWLEVEDVLG, via the coding sequence ATGTCGGACCCGGTTTCCGCGGGCAGCATGTATCTGTTGGACGCCCACGGGCTCATTTTCCAGATGTTCTACGGCGTGGGGCCGATGAGCGCGCCGGACGGGCGCCCTACCAACGCCGTGTTCGGTGTGACCCGGGCGCTGATGAACCTGTACGACCGCGGGGCCGATTACCTCATCGCCACCCTCGATCATGAGAAGCCCACGTTCCGCGTCGAGATCGACGCCGCTTACAAGGCGCACCGCGACCCGCCCCCCCCCGACCTGCTCCTCCAGGAGCCGATGATACAGCAGGTGATGGAAGCGATGCGGGTGCCGTTCCTCATCGCGCCGGGCTACGAAGCCGACGACGTAATGGCGACCGTCTCGACCCAAGCCGCCGCGCGCGGGCTCGACGTGTTCCTCTGCACGTCGGACAAGGATTGCCGGCAGCTCATCACCGACAAGGTGAAGATGCTGAATTTGCGCAAGGACTATGAGGCCCTCGACGCGGCCGGCGTTCTTGCCGACTGGGGCGTGCGCCCGGACCAAGTGGTGGACTTTCAGGCGCTCGTCGGCGACTCCGTGGACGGCGTAAAGGGCGTGGCCGGGGTCGGGCCGAAGACCGCCGCCAAGTGGCTTCAGCAGTTCGGGACACTCGACGTTCTGATCGCGAACGCCGACCAAGCGGCCGGCGGGCCGAAAACTCGACAGGCGCTCAAAGACGCTGTGGCGAGCGGTGCCCTGGCGAAAAGCAAACGTCTCGTGTGTCTCGACCGGGACGTACCAGTTGCTTTCGACTGGGAGGGGTGGCGGCGCCGCGATTGGGACGGGCAGCGGCTCCTCGAACTGTTTCACGAGTTCGGGTTCCGCGGGTTCGCGGAGCGTGTCCGCAAGACGTTGACCCGGAGCGGCGCCCAGAAGAACGCCGACGCCCTTGCTACGGCCGGTCTGAACGCCCCTCCGCCGGTCGCAGATACGGTTGGACGTGGCGTGCCGGGCGCGAAGGCCGTACCGGCGAAAAAGGCAAAGGGCAAAAGCCAGAAGCCGGCCGGCCCCGGGTTGTTCGACCTTCTGATGGAAGAAGCGCCCGGGGCCGTGCCTACTGAGACCGGAGCAAGCGAGCCGACGGCCCCCGCGCCAATCAGTGACGGCTGGAGCTACTCCGGGTACGAGTCCATCACTACTCCGGAACGGTTCGAGCAGTTCGTGGGCGAATTAGCGCAGCAACCCGCGTTCGTCTTCGACCTCGAAACCGCCGGCCTCGATCCGGTCCACGACCCGATTGTGGGTTACTCGTTCTCCTGGCAGAAGGGCACCGCGTATTACTTGCCCGTTCGCGCGCCCGCTGGCGAGCCGGTCCTCAATCCTGATACCGTACTCGCTGCGCTCAAGCCCGTGTTCGAGAACCCCGCGATTGAGAAGCGGAACCACAACATCAAGTTCGACCTGATCGTGCTCGCCGCGAGCGGTGTCGAACTGGCCGGGGTCGCGGGCGACTCGATGGTCGCGCACTACCTGCTGGACCCGGGGGCTCGCGCGCACGGGCTCGACGACCTCACGCTGGACGAGTTGAGGCACACGAACATCTCGATCAAAGAGCTGATCGGGACCGGCAAGAAGCAGATCACGATGGCCGAGGTGCCGGTCGCGCGGGTGCGCGATTACGCCTGTGAGGACGCCGACGCCGCGCTCCAACTGGCCGCCGCGTTCGAGCCGCGGCTGGACGCGGCCGGGCTGCGCGAGTTGTACGACACGCTCGAAGTGCCGCTCATCCGCGTGCTCGCCGAGATGGAACACGTCGGCATCCGGGTGGACGTGCCGTTCCTGGTGCAACTCGGCGTCCAGATGGGCGAGGAACTAGCGGGGTACGAGGGCGATATTCACGCGCTCGCGGGCCGCGCGTTCAACATCGGCTCGCTGAAGGAGCTTCAGAAGATTCTGTTCGACGAACTCAAGCTCCCGGTCCAAAAGCGGACCGGCATCAAGAACGAGCCTTCGACGGACCAAGAGTCGCTGGAGCGGTTGGCCGCGCTCGGGCACGAACTGCCGAAAAAGCTGCTGGCGTACCGCAAGGTGTCGAAGTTAAAGAGTACATACGTGGATGTTTTGCCCGCACTCGCGGACAAAAACGGTCGCGTTCATACATCTTTCAACCAGGCGTCGGCCGAAACTGGTAGACTGAGTTCGAGCGAGCCGAACCTGCAAAACGTTCCCACGCGGACCGAACAAGGCGCACAACTCCGGAAGGCGTTCATCCCCCGCGATGGCTGGGTCCTCGTGACCGCGGACTACTCGCAGATCGAGCTGCGACTGCTGACGCACTTCTGCGGTGACGACACGTTGCGGGCGGCGTTCGCGGAAGACCGCGACGTTCACACCGCGGTCGCGGCCCAGATTTTCAAGGTGCCGGAGGGCGAGGTCACGAAGGCCCAGCGCGGGGTAGCGAAGACGGTCAACTTCGGTGTCCTGTACGGCATGAGTGCCACCGGCCTCGCGGTCCGACTCAGCATCCCGCGCAAGGAGGCGGAGGAGTTCATTGAGGCCTACTTTACCCGCTACACGAAGGTGCTGGAGTACCAGCAGCGACTGCTCGCGATTGGGCGCGAGCGGGGGCGGTTGCAGACTATCCTGGGCCGGTGGCGGGCGTTCAACCTCGACGGACGCGACGTGAACTCCACTTACCAGGGCCGCACGATGGCGGCGCGCGAGGCAATCAACTACGAGATCCAGGGTTCGGCGGCGGACCTAATCAAGAAGGCGATGTTGGGCGCGCACGCCCGTATGGCGGCTCAAAGATTGCACGCTAGAATGCTCCTTACCGTCCACGACGAACTCGTGTTTGAAGCTCCCCCGGCGGAAGTGGAGCCGCTGGCCCGGCTCGTCCGTGAAGAAATGACCTCCGCGATCAAGCTCGACGTGCCTCTGAAGGTGGACGTGGCGGCCGGCCCGAACTGGCTGGAAGTCGAAGACGTTCTGGGGTAA
- the trxA gene encoding thioredoxin, producing MLLEQYNFKREVLEAPGPVLVDFWAAWCGPCRAMNPVLHDLARDFTVCKVNTETNPSLAAKFDVSAIPLLLIFRNGQVVRRYEGITPEATLRADLTALAAS from the coding sequence ATGTTACTCGAGCAGTACAACTTCAAGCGCGAAGTCCTGGAAGCCCCTGGTCCGGTGCTGGTGGACTTCTGGGCCGCGTGGTGCGGGCCGTGCCGGGCCATGAACCCGGTGCTGCACGACCTTGCACGCGACTTCACCGTGTGCAAGGTGAACACCGAAACGAACCCGTCCCTTGCGGCGAAGTTCGACGTGTCCGCGATCCCGCTCTTGCTCATCTTCCGCAATGGACAGGTGGTCCGCCGGTACGAAGGGATCACGCCGGAAGCTACCCTCCGCGCCGACCTGACCGCCCTTGCCGCCTCGTAG
- a CDS encoding MOSC domain-containing protein yields the protein MGTILRPAVLASVQVGRPRQHGDADATDPLDRLWTSGFYKDPVAGPVRVGVTNIDGDGQADLVHHGGPDKAVCVYPADHYPYWREALNRPDLPPGAFGENFTVEGLTEAGVCVGDVWTFGGVALQVSQPRQPCWKLARRWRVKTLTLQVQQTGRTGWYFRVLREGVVAPGEQLALVERPHPEWTVERANTVMHHNKADLQAAAELGSLPLLSTSWRETLTRRVTQGTSPDQSKRLNGPLGD from the coding sequence ATGGGAACGATTTTGCGTCCAGCAGTTCTTGCCTCGGTGCAGGTCGGGCGCCCGCGCCAGCACGGCGATGCGGACGCGACGGACCCGCTGGACCGCTTGTGGACGAGCGGCTTTTACAAGGACCCGGTCGCCGGGCCGGTGCGGGTCGGGGTCACCAACATCGACGGCGACGGACAGGCCGACCTCGTTCACCACGGCGGGCCGGATAAGGCCGTGTGCGTTTACCCGGCCGACCACTACCCCTACTGGCGCGAGGCGCTGAACCGGCCGGATCTGCCGCCGGGGGCGTTCGGGGAGAACTTCACCGTCGAGGGGCTGACCGAAGCGGGCGTGTGCGTCGGCGACGTCTGGACCTTCGGCGGTGTCGCGTTACAGGTGTCCCAGCCCCGTCAGCCGTGCTGGAAGCTGGCCCGCCGTTGGCGCGTGAAAACGCTGACGTTACAGGTCCAGCAGACGGGACGAACGGGATGGTACTTTCGCGTGCTGAGGGAGGGCGTTGTGGCGCCCGGGGAGCAACTCGCTCTTGTCGAGCGTCCGCACCCTGAATGGACGGTCGAGCGGGCCAACACCGTCATGCACCACAATAAGGCGGACCTGCAAGCGGCGGCCGAACTCGGCTCGCTGCCTCTACTTTCCACGAGCTGGCGCGAGACGTTGACCCGACGTGTCACACAGGGCACTTCGCCGGACCAATCGAAGCGGCTCAACGGACCGCTCGGCGATTGA
- a CDS encoding CotH kinase family protein, whose amino-acid sequence MPSHFALGRAGWLSPVLLAAVALSPFRPPLAKAADQNVYAPEKLWQVHVTLSPEEYAAIEPRANRGFPGFGPAPKAPDKPAESNREVHRNTFGTDLPWGTGSVTIGDQTFDKVGIRYKGNGTVMDASRTIKKSFKIDLDRAGGSGRFGGSKSINLHCEVTDPSKCREVLGYAIYRAAGVPAPRTALAEVRLTVPGKRDKELLGVYTLVEEVDKPFLKDRFGDDKGLLMKPEGLREFDDRGDDWNRYKIQYAPKREPTKDEAKRVIAFARLVHKGDDATFKKEIGTYLDVDNYLRFLAATAFVANGDSLFFGHNFCLYLNPKTNKLYLIPWDLDRAFANFPILGSNSQQMNLSLTHPYPGTHRLTDRLLAVPEISDQYQKLLKELAATAFSKERLLKQLAEAEAAVHEPLERDQQAAAARKEVAGAVTMFGKPPGLKSFIEKRAASVAAQVAGTSKGHIPAGFGMGGPPKFGAMLAPPMMEAMDKNGDEYVSRDELLASMKRVWDACEKGKDDTVDLKALTAGLNKSLPPPPEGAPPGGFSMGNFMAGAIMDRADANKDKKLTVDEVLTATKAAFDEFDKKKAGKLDEEGFADMLTAVFPAPKFGPPPAPPKDKK is encoded by the coding sequence ATGCCAAGTCATTTTGCACTCGGCCGGGCCGGCTGGCTCTCACCTGTCCTGCTCGCCGCGGTGGCGCTCTCGCCGTTCAGACCACCTCTGGCAAAAGCCGCCGATCAAAACGTGTACGCTCCCGAAAAGCTGTGGCAGGTGCATGTCACCCTGTCGCCGGAGGAATACGCCGCCATCGAACCACGCGCCAACCGCGGCTTCCCGGGGTTTGGGCCAGCCCCCAAGGCACCCGATAAACCGGCCGAATCGAACCGGGAGGTGCATCGCAACACGTTCGGCACCGATCTGCCGTGGGGCACCGGATCGGTCACGATTGGGGACCAGACGTTCGACAAAGTGGGAATACGGTACAAGGGCAACGGTACGGTCATGGACGCGTCCCGGACCATCAAGAAATCGTTCAAGATCGACCTCGACCGCGCCGGCGGTAGCGGTCGATTTGGCGGCTCCAAGTCGATCAACCTCCACTGCGAGGTGACCGACCCGAGCAAGTGCCGGGAAGTTCTCGGTTACGCGATCTACCGTGCCGCCGGGGTGCCGGCCCCGCGCACCGCCCTGGCCGAGGTGCGGCTCACCGTGCCGGGTAAGCGCGACAAGGAACTGCTGGGGGTGTACACGCTGGTCGAGGAAGTGGACAAGCCGTTCCTGAAGGACCGGTTCGGAGACGACAAAGGGCTGCTCATGAAGCCCGAAGGGCTGCGAGAGTTCGACGACCGAGGCGACGACTGGAACCGGTACAAGATCCAGTACGCGCCGAAGCGGGAGCCCACGAAGGACGAGGCCAAACGGGTCATCGCTTTCGCGCGGTTGGTGCATAAGGGGGACGACGCGACGTTCAAGAAGGAGATCGGCACATACCTCGATGTGGACAACTACCTGCGGTTCCTGGCGGCAACCGCGTTCGTGGCCAACGGGGATAGCCTCTTCTTCGGGCACAACTTCTGCCTCTACTTGAACCCAAAAACGAACAAGCTGTATCTGATCCCTTGGGACCTCGACCGGGCGTTCGCTAACTTCCCGATCCTGGGTTCGAACAGTCAGCAGATGAACCTCAGCCTGACGCACCCGTACCCCGGCACGCACCGGCTCACCGACAGACTTCTGGCGGTTCCCGAGATCAGCGATCAGTATCAGAAGTTACTCAAGGAGCTTGCTGCGACGGCCTTTTCAAAAGAGCGCCTCCTCAAGCAGTTGGCGGAAGCGGAAGCGGCGGTTCATGAGCCGCTCGAGCGGGACCAGCAGGCCGCGGCGGCCCGCAAGGAAGTAGCCGGCGCGGTGACGATGTTCGGGAAGCCCCCGGGGCTCAAGAGTTTCATTGAGAAACGGGCCGCGTCGGTCGCCGCGCAGGTGGCGGGAACGTCAAAAGGGCACATCCCCGCCGGATTCGGGATGGGTGGACCTCCGAAGTTCGGGGCGATGCTGGCGCCGCCGATGATGGAAGCCATGGACAAGAACGGGGACGAGTACGTGTCGCGGGACGAGTTGCTGGCGTCCATGAAACGGGTGTGGGACGCGTGCGAAAAGGGCAAAGACGATACGGTGGACCTGAAGGCGCTCACCGCGGGATTGAACAAGTCGCTCCCCCCTCCGCCTGAGGGCGCGCCGCCCGGCGGTTTTAGTATGGGCAATTTTATGGCCGGCGCGATCATGGACCGGGCGGACGCGAACAAGGACAAGAAGCTTACGGTCGATGAGGTCCTCACGGCCACTAAAGCCGCGTTCGACGAGTTCGACAAGAAGAAGGCCGGAAAGCTGGACGAAGAGGGGTTTGCGGACATGCTCACTGCGGTGTTCCCGGCCCCGAAGTTCGGCCCGCCGCCGGCACCGCCGAAAGATAAGAAGTAG
- a CDS encoding isochorismatase family protein codes for MLRFCLSAYPVAVITLAVATLCFATDQTADGLTLNLRKRPAAPEKGATAATEKKVNWNPKNTAIVVCDMWDHHWCKSAELRVGELGGPMNEMLKAARAKGVFVIHAPSTCTDFYKDTPQRKRARIAPFAKTPVPLATAERWGTAWNWPDGTREAVLPVDDSDMGCDCKVKCEIRAPWTRQTAAIDIADGDAITDNGQETWNLLTERGIENVILCGVHLNMCVLGRPFAIRALVKQGKTVALMRDMTDTMYNPSHPPGVSHFEGTDKVVEHVERYWCPSFASTDLTGKPAFAFKADSRAKK; via the coding sequence ATGCTCAGGTTCTGCCTGTCCGCATACCCTGTCGCGGTGATTACACTTGCCGTCGCCACCCTCTGTTTTGCAACGGACCAGACCGCCGATGGCCTCACGCTGAACCTGCGCAAGCGACCAGCCGCCCCCGAAAAAGGCGCGACCGCGGCGACGGAGAAGAAGGTCAACTGGAACCCGAAGAATACCGCGATCGTCGTCTGCGATATGTGGGACCACCACTGGTGCAAGTCGGCCGAACTGCGAGTCGGCGAACTGGGCGGCCCGATGAACGAGATGCTGAAGGCCGCTCGCGCGAAGGGCGTGTTCGTGATCCACGCGCCCAGCACCTGCACCGATTTCTACAAGGACACCCCTCAGCGCAAGCGGGCGCGAATCGCTCCCTTCGCGAAGACGCCGGTCCCGCTGGCGACGGCCGAGCGATGGGGCACCGCGTGGAACTGGCCCGACGGAACGCGCGAAGCGGTGCTCCCCGTAGACGACTCGGACATGGGGTGCGACTGCAAGGTGAAGTGCGAGATCCGCGCCCCGTGGACCCGCCAAACCGCCGCCATCGACATTGCGGACGGTGACGCGATCACCGACAACGGACAAGAGACATGGAACCTGCTGACCGAGCGCGGGATCGAGAACGTGATCCTGTGCGGGGTTCACCTGAACATGTGCGTCCTGGGCCGGCCGTTCGCGATCCGCGCACTGGTGAAGCAGGGCAAAACTGTCGCGCTCATGCGCGACATGACGGACACGATGTACAACCCGAGTCACCCGCCCGGCGTCAGCCACTTCGAGGGCACGGACAAGGTCGTCGAGCACGTCGAGCGGTACTGGTGCCCGAGCTTCGCGAGCACCGACCTTACCGGCAAGCCGGCGTTCGCCTTCAAGGCCGATTCGCGTGCCAAGAAGTAA